The sequence below is a genomic window from Candidatus Eremiobacteraceae bacterium.
CGGCGCTGACTATGCGCCTCGCTTCGCGCGCTACGAAGATTTCGACTCCGAAGAGACTTCGACGACGTCGGCTTGGGTGATCTCTTGAAGATAGTCGAAAAGCTGCGGCAGCGTGATTTTTTCCAGCGCGGTCCGTTTGGGCGACCGGTCGTCTTCGCCTTCGTCGCGCACGTAGTAGCGGACGTCGAAGTCGGTGGCTTCTTCGGCGTAGAATGCGACGGCGAAGCCTTTGCTTGGGTTGTCGTCGTAGATGCGCATGGCATGCGGATTGACGACCTCGACCGAATGGGAAGGATTCATCGCGTCAAAGAAGGTGATGACGAGCTCGGATTGGCCGGTGACGTCGACGTCGCCCACCGTGAACGCGTGTTTCACCGAGTACAGTTCGTGGGACCGGCGGCGGCGAGCCGACAACTCGTAGAACACGCGGTGCCGCACGAACCGGCCAAGGATCTTCCGCAGCGTCGCAAGGGTGGCGACCGCCTCTTCGCGCTGGCTCTGGGTATAGATGATTTTCAATGAGCCCCTCGCGAGGACGTGCGTTGCCGGTCGGTAAAAGTTTTGCCCCGGCGGAAGGGAGCCCTTTGTAGCGTGATACTAGCGTGGCTTGGACCCACCGACATGGCAGCGATCTTCGTTGTCGCGCTGCTGCTATTCGGCCCGGAACAGTTGCCAAAGGTCGCGCGTCAATTGGGTGAGCTCATGCGTCAGATGCAAAACACCACGCAGACCTTTATGCTCGAGATGGACAGGGCCGCGCGCGAGGCGGAGTTGCGGCCGACAGCCGAGCCGGAAGAGCTTGCCGATTTCGGCACCACCGAGGCGTCTACGAGCGAGGATCAACCCGAGCCGGAGACACCTGCCGAACTCACATATGCCGAGCCGCCCGCCGACGAAGGCGAAGTCAAGTAGCGGAGAGGCCGGTCAGCCGGCGCCAGAGCACGACCACCTTCATCACGTAATGCACCGTCTCGTCATATGGTGGGATGCCGCCGTACTCGTCGACCGCGCCGCTGCCTGCGTTGTATGCCGCGATCGCATACAGATATTGATGCTGCTGATCGTAGCGCGCGTAGTGCTCTAAGTTGCCTTTGAGCGTCAGCACCGTGCCGCGGATATTCTGATCGATGTCGTCGGCGTTGCTGACGCCATCGTCTGCTGCAGTGCCGGGCATCAGTTGGCCGAGTCCCATGGCTCCTGACGAGCTGCGCGCGGTCCGGTCGAATGAACTTTCGGTGGCGACGATCGCCACGACGAGGCGTGGATCGACGCGTTCGTCGGCGGCGTCGCGCAATATGGCGTCGACGATCCGCTGGGCTTCGCTCGCACCGATGCCGGCGTTGAAGTAGCGAATCGCGGCGACGTACGCGTTCATCACCTCGCCGGGCGGCGTGGGCGCGGCTAAAGCGGCCTGTCCGAAACAAGCCAGTTGGCACACGGCCATGATGAGGGCTGCGAAGACGCGGCGCATTAGTGGGTTATCGGCTGGTTAAATACAGTCCGTACTAGGGTGAGCAACGCTCACCCATGGGCAAGCGATGCTTGTCCTAGTACAGGCTTGCCCTAGTACGGACAAGGGAACGGACAAGCGATGCTTGCCCTCCTACAATGACAACAATAGCGGCGGTCACAGTTTGAATTGGGCGCGCGCTTCGCGCATTTTCTCTTCCAAGAACTTGATGACGGAATTCCGGATGGTCTCTTTGTGCTCGTCTTCGAGACGGCTG
It includes:
- a CDS encoding lytic transglycosylase domain-containing protein — translated: MRRVFAALIMAVCQLACFGQAALAAPTPPGEVMNAYVAAIRYFNAGIGASEAQRIVDAILRDAADERVDPRLVVAIVATESSFDRTARSSSGAMGLGQLMPGTAADDGVSNADDIDQNIRGTVLTLKGNLEHYARYDQQHQYLYAIAAYNAGSGAVDEYGGIPPYDETVHYVMKVVVLWRRLTGLSAT
- a CDS encoding twin-arginine translocase TatA/TatE family subunit; this encodes MILAWLGPTDMAAIFVVALLLFGPEQLPKVARQLGELMRQMQNTTQTFMLEMDRAAREAELRPTAEPEELADFGTTEASTSEDQPEPETPAELTYAEPPADEGEVK